Genomic DNA from Pseudomonadota bacterium:
CAGCGTAGCCGCCACCTATTCCGGGGCCACAGCGGAGGTGATCCAGGAAACGGTCGGCACGCCGATTGAGACCCAGGTCAACGGCGTCGACGACATGATGTACATGTCATCGACAAGTTCGGACTCCGGCAGCTACAGCCTGTCGGTCACGTTCGAGATCGGGACCGACCCCGACATCGCCGCTGTCAACGTGCAGAACCGGGTTTCGCTGGCGACCTCTTCGCTGCCCAGCGAGGTGACGGCCCAGGGCATTTCGGTCCAGAAGGCGTCGACCAGCATCTTGATGATCATCACTGTATCGTCGCCGAACAACACCTACGACGCGACCTTTCTCAGCAACTATGTCGACATCAACATCGCCGACGCCCTGGCCCGCGTCGACGGTGTTGGCGATGCCTCGATCCTGGGTTCCCAGCCCTACAGCATGCGCATCTGGCTGGACCCCAACAAGCTTGCCGGATTCGAGCTGACGGCGACCGACGTCATCCTTGCCATCGAGGATCAGAACGTCCAGGCAAGCGCCGGTTCCATTGGCGCGCCGCCGGCGCCGTCCAATCAACAGTTTCAGTACACGATTCAGACCCAGGGACGCCTGACCGATCCCGATCAGTTCGGCGACATCATCGTCGCGGCGTTCGAAGACGGTTCGGAGGTCCGCATCAGGGACGTCGCCCGTGTCGAACTGGGCTCCCAGTACTACACATCGTTCAGCAATCTCGATGGAAATCCGACCTCAGCGCTTTCCATCTACCAGTCACCGGACGCCAACGCTCTCAATGTCGCCAACGCGGTCAAGGCCGAGTTGGAGGAGCTGTCGAAGCGTTTTCCGGAGGACATGGAGTACAACATCACTTACGACACCACCCGCTATGTACAGGCGACGATCGACGAGGTTATCGAGACCCTGCTGATCGCCTTCGTCCTGGTGGTGTTCGTCACATTCGTTTTTCTCCAGAACTGGCGCGCGACGCTAATCCCGACCTTGGCCATTCCGGTCTCCCTGATCGGTACGTTCGCGGTTCTGTACATCCTCGGCTACTCCGCGAACACGATCTCTCTGTTCGCCCTGATCCTGGCCATCGGCATCGTCGTCGACGACGCGATCATCGTTGTCGAGAACGTCCAGCGCATCATGACCGATGAGGGCCTGGAGCGCCGCGAAGCAACCCGCAAGGCGATGAAGCAGATCACCGGTCCGGTCATCGCCACCACGCTGGTGCTGCTGGCTGTCTTCGTACCGATTGGTTTCATGCCGGGATTGTCTGGCAGGATCTATCAGCAGTTCGCCGTCACGATCTCGGTCTCGGTGGTCATCTCGTCGATCAACGCACTGACCTTGAGCCCGGCGCTTTGTGCATCGTTGCTGCGCAGCGGCACCTTGACGAACAAGGGCCCATTCGGCGTTTTCAACCGCGTCTTTGACAAGATACGCCACGGTTACACCGCCGTCGTCGTCACCCTCGCGCGCCGTTCGATTATCGGCCTTGTGCTGCTGGCCGGCGTGTTCGGCGGCGGCTACGTGCTGTTCAACACCATACCCACCGGCTTTCTGCCGGAAGAGGATCGTGGCGCCTTCTTCGTCAATATCGAACTTCCGGATGCATCGTCACTGACGCGCACGCAGGTGGTCGTCGACCAAGTCCAGGAGATCCTTTCAGGCTTGGATGGTGTCGAAAACGTCATCACCATTCCCGGTTACAGTCTGCTGGCGGGCGGCACCCAGTCGAACGGCGGCTTTGCCGTTGCCGTGCTGAAGCCCTGGGACGAACGGTCGGACCCCACGCTCTCGCTTCAGAGCATCATGGGCAAAGCGCAGGGCAAGCTGTTCGGTCTGTCGACTGCATCGGTGTTTGTGTTCAGCCCACCGCCGATACCGGGTCTGGGAACAACCGGTGGCATGAGTCTTGAGGTCCAGGACGAAGGTGGCAACACGCCGCAAGCTCTGGCCCAGGCAGTCAATGCCCTGGTCTACAACGCCAACCAACGGCCCGAGCTGGACAACATTTTCGCGACGTTCAGCGCCAACGTGCCGCAGGTCTACGTCAACCTGGATCGCCAGAAAGCCGAAGCCATGGGCGTTTCCGTGGCTGACGTCTTTATCGCGCTCCAAGCCAACATGGGTTCCTTCTACGTCAACGACTTCAATTATCTAAGCCGGGTGTTCCAGGTCATCGTTCAGGCAGAGAGCGACTATCGCAGCACCGTCTCCGACATCGGCCGTATTTATGTGCGTTCGTCCAACAACGACATGATCCCGCTGAGCACCCTCATCGACGTCACGACCGTTCTCGGGCCCCAGCAGTTGAACGCCTACAATCTGTTCCGTTCAGCCTCGGTCAACGGGCAGCAGGCAGCGGGCTACAGCACAGGTCAGGCACTTGCCGTCATGGAAGAGGTCGCCGATGAATACCTGCCACAGGGCTTCACCTTCTCGTGGTCCGGTCAATCGCTGCAAGAGCTGGAAGCGGCCGGCAAGACGACCAGCCTGATCATCTTCGCGATCGTGTTCGTCTACCTGTTTCTGGTCGCCCAGTATGAGAGCTGGACGATGCCCTTCGTCGTTGTTCTGTCAGTGCCGACAGCAGCGCTCGGTGCGCTGGGATTGGTCCTGGTCGTCGGCTCCGACATCAACATCTATACGCAGATCGGTCTCGTCTTGCTCATAGGACTGGCGTCGAAGAACGCGATTCTGATCGCCGAGTTCGCCAAGGTGCGGCGCGAAGAGGGCGCCGGCATCATCGACGCGGCTTCCGAAGCGGCCAAGCTTCGGTTCCGCGCCATCTTGATGACCTCGTTCTCGTTCATTCTTGGCGTCGTGCCGCTGGCGATTGCGGTCGGCGCCGGCGCCGGCAGCCGCCGCGCCATGGGCAACACCGTCCTGGGCGGTATGGCGGCCGCCGTTTTGATCGGAATCTTCCTGATACCGCTGCTTTACGTGATCGTGCAGCGCATCGTCGAATGGCGCCGACACGAGGAACCTGGCAAGGCCAAAGGTTCCGACAAACCCGAAGAAGCCGAGACGACCGCCTGATCTGCCTAGGCAGCGCCCCGGCCCAGGACTAAAGCTCGCCGTACGCCGCTGTGAAGCCGGTCAGGGAAATCGGCAGCTGAATCGGCTGCTCGGCCTGCTCATAAATCGTGACGACGGCCTGGTTGCCCTGTCGCATCGTCTCCAGCACATCGGCCGTCAAACCGACCTGGGTCATGCAGCCGTCCGGAAGACAGTTGATGAAACCGACGGTTCCCATGTCGTTGCCGTCGACCGTCAGGGTCAGACCGCCGGGCAGCAGAATACCCAGGGGCACCACAACCCGCAGAAACGGATCACCTTCCGGCGGCTTGACGACCAGCGCCGCCAACACACGTCTGCCGTCTTCCTCCCTGATCAGGTTCTGCACCATGGCGCAGGGGTTGGACGCCGATTCGTCGGGCGGACAC
This window encodes:
- a CDS encoding multidrug efflux RND transporter permease subunit: MLPQFFISRPKFAFVISILITIAGFISLTVLPVSEYPDISPPQVSVAATYSGATAEVIQETVGTPIETQVNGVDDMMYMSSTSSDSGSYSLSVTFEIGTDPDIAAVNVQNRVSLATSSLPSEVTAQGISVQKASTSILMIITVSSPNNTYDATFLSNYVDINIADALARVDGVGDASILGSQPYSMRIWLDPNKLAGFELTATDVILAIEDQNVQASAGSIGAPPAPSNQQFQYTIQTQGRLTDPDQFGDIIVAAFEDGSEVRIRDVARVELGSQYYTSFSNLDGNPTSALSIYQSPDANALNVANAVKAELEELSKRFPEDMEYNITYDTTRYVQATIDEVIETLLIAFVLVVFVTFVFLQNWRATLIPTLAIPVSLIGTFAVLYILGYSANTISLFALILAIGIVVDDAIIVVENVQRIMTDEGLERREATRKAMKQITGPVIATTLVLLAVFVPIGFMPGLSGRIYQQFAVTISVSVVISSINALTLSPALCASLLRSGTLTNKGPFGVFNRVFDKIRHGYTAVVVTLARRSIIGLVLLAGVFGGGYVLFNTIPTGFLPEEDRGAFFVNIELPDASSLTRTQVVVDQVQEILSGLDGVENVITIPGYSLLAGGTQSNGGFAVAVLKPWDERSDPTLSLQSIMGKAQGKLFGLSTASVFVFSPPPIPGLGTTGGMSLEVQDEGGNTPQALAQAVNALVYNANQRPELDNIFATFSANVPQVYVNLDRQKAEAMGVSVADVFIALQANMGSFYVNDFNYLSRVFQVIVQAESDYRSTVSDIGRIYVRSSNNDMIPLSTLIDVTTVLGPQQLNAYNLFRSASVNGQQAAGYSTGQALAVMEEVADEYLPQGFTFSWSGQSLQELEAAGKTTSLIIFAIVFVYLFLVAQYESWTMPFVVVLSVPTAALGALGLVLVVGSDINIYTQIGLVLLIGLASKNAILIAEFAKVRREEGAGIIDAASEAAKLRFRAILMTSFSFILGVVPLAIAVGAGAGSRRAMGNTVLGGMAAAVLIGIFLIPLLYVIVQRIVEWRRHEEPGKAKGSDKPEEAETTA
- a CDS encoding invasion associated locus B family protein, producing MPATAQDVTVKATHGDWQVQCPPDESASNPCAMVQNLIREEDGRRVLAALVVKPPEGDPFLRVVVPLGILLPGGLTLTVDGNDMGTVGFINCLPDGCMTQVGLTADVLETMRQGNQAVVTIYEQAEQPIQLPISLTGFTAAYGEL